The Magnetospirillum sp. WYHS-4 genome segment CGCGGCAAGCTGGCCAAGGCCTTGGCGCACGCCGCCACGGAATATTTTGACAATCTGCGCAAGGCGGCCAGCCCGTGACCAGATTGTTGCGCTTTTTCGGCATTCTTCTTTTGTTGGCGCTGCTGGGCGGACTGGCGGCGGCGGCGGGCGGCTTGGCCCTGTTCTACCATTATGGCCGGGGACTGCCCGACTTCTCGCAGTTGGCCAATTACCAACCTCCGATCTCGACGCGCATCCATGCGGGTGACGGGCGACTGTTGACCGAATTCGCCATCGAGAAGCGGGCCTTTGTGCCCATCAACGCCATTCCCAAGCGGGTGATCGACGCTTTTCTGTCCGCCGAGGATAAATCCTTTTACACCCACACGGGCGTCGATCCCTTGGGCATCCTGCGCGCCGTGGTGACGAATCTGAAAAATATGGGCGGCTCGCGCAGGCCCGTGGGCGCGTCCACCATCACCCAGCAGGTGGCCAAGAATTTTCTTCTGACCAACGAAGTGTCCATCGAGCGCAAGGTCAAGGAGATGATCCTGGCCTTCCGTCTCGAGCGGGCCTTTACGAAAGACCATATCCTCGAGCTTTACCTGAACGAAATCTATCTGGGCATTGGCGCTTACGGCGTCGCTGCGGCCACGACGCACTATTTCGACAAGTCGCTCGACGAATTGTCGATCGCCGAAGCGGCTTTCCTGGCCGCCCTGCCCAAGGCCCCCAACAACTATCATCCGCAGCGTTTTCCCGAAGCGGCCAAGTCGCGGCGCGATTGGGTTCTGGAACGCATGGCCGAGGATGGGGTGATCAGCCAGGCGGAAGCCGACGCCGCCAAGGCCGAGCCTTTGTTCATGCGCCCCAGGCCTGACAGCATCTATGTGCGCGGCGCCGATTGGTTCGCCGAAGAGGTGCGCCGTCGTCTGGCCAAAAGTTACGGCGAGGAGACGCTTTACAAGGGCGGCCTTTCGGTGCGCACCAGCCTGGACCCGCGCTTGCAGGAACTTGCCGACCGCGTGCTGCGCCAGGGATTGCTGGCCTATGATCGCCGCCATGGATGGCGCGGCCCCATCGGCCGGGTCGAACTGAGCGCCGATTGGACGACCCAACTGGCGCAGGTTCAGCCGCCGGGCGG includes the following:
- a CDS encoding transglycosylase domain-containing protein, whose protein sequence is MLRFFGILLLLALLGGLAAAAGGLALFYHYGRGLPDFSQLANYQPPISTRIHAGDGRLLTEFAIEKRAFVPINAIPKRVIDAFLSAEDKSFYTHTGVDPLGILRAVVTNLKNMGGSRRPVGASTITQQVAKNFLLTNEVSIERKVKEMILAFRLERAFTKDHILELYLNEIYLGIGAYGVAAATTHYFDKSLDELSIAEAAFLAALPKAPNNYHPQRFPEAAKSRRDWVLERMAEDGVISQAEADAAKAEPLFMRPRPDSIYVRGADWFAEEVRRRLAKSYGEETLYKGGLSVRTSLDPRLQELADRVLRQGLLAYDRRHGWRGPIGRVELSADWTTQLAQVQPPGGIDPWETALVLAVGENFADIGLIDGSRGRIPWTELSWARPTLEEQEVGPSPKRASDVVKPGDVVAVQPVKANSEGVAYPAHSYALR